A section of the Ciceribacter thiooxidans genome encodes:
- a CDS encoding GlxA family transcriptional regulator, translated as MSKSPLKKRSLVFFLVPQFTLLPFAGAVETLRIANRMLGYDAYEWRIASADGQRVLSSSGIGIEVNTALADERRFLSGENRPNMVLVCSGIDVETFSNKSVNAWLREAYNRGAAVGSLCTGAHVLAQAGLLNGKRCAIHWENLPGFSESFPQAEVYADLYEVDGNLYTCAGGTASLDMMLNLIGQDFGEGLVNRVCEQHLTDRVRSANDRQRLPLRARLGVQNGKVLSIIELMESNLSEPLSLLEIADHADLSRRQIERLFRQEMGRSPARYYLEIRLDRARHLLVQSSMPVVEVAVACGFVSASHFSKCYREIYNRSPQQERAERKLMSARTAALATTAVAA; from the coding sequence ATGAGCAAAAGCCCTCTCAAGAAACGTTCTCTCGTCTTCTTCCTCGTGCCGCAGTTCACGCTGCTGCCGTTCGCCGGCGCCGTCGAGACGCTGCGCATCGCCAACCGGATGCTCGGCTATGACGCCTACGAATGGCGCATCGCTTCCGCCGACGGCCAGCGGGTGCTCTCCTCGAGCGGCATCGGTATCGAGGTCAACACCGCGCTCGCCGACGAGCGCCGCTTCCTCTCCGGCGAGAACCGGCCGAACATGGTGCTTGTCTGCTCGGGCATCGACGTCGAGACCTTCTCCAACAAGTCGGTCAATGCCTGGCTGCGCGAGGCCTACAACCGCGGCGCCGCCGTCGGCAGCCTCTGTACCGGCGCGCACGTGCTGGCCCAGGCCGGCCTGCTCAACGGCAAGCGCTGCGCCATCCACTGGGAAAACCTGCCCGGCTTCTCCGAGAGCTTCCCGCAGGCGGAGGTCTATGCCGATCTCTACGAGGTCGACGGCAATCTCTACACCTGCGCCGGCGGCACCGCCTCTCTCGACATGATGCTGAATCTCATCGGCCAGGATTTCGGCGAAGGCCTCGTCAACCGGGTCTGCGAGCAGCACCTGACCGACCGCGTGCGCAGCGCCAACGACCGCCAGCGCCTGCCGCTTCGCGCCCGCCTCGGTGTACAGAACGGCAAGGTTCTCTCTATCATCGAACTCATGGAAAGCAATCTCTCCGAGCCGCTGTCGCTTCTGGAGATCGCCGACCATGCCGACCTGTCGCGCCGCCAGATCGAGCGCCTCTTCCGTCAGGAAATGGGCCGGTCGCCCGCCCGCTACTACCTCGAGATCCGCCTTGATCGCGCCCGCCACCTGCTGGTGCAGTCGTCGATGCCGGTCGTCGAGGTGGCGGTCGCCTGCGGCTTCGTCTCCGCCTCGCACTTCTCCAAGTGCTACCGTGAGATCTACAACCGCTCGCCCCAGCAGGAGCGGGCCGAGCGCAAGCTGATGTCGGCGCGCACCGCGGCCTTGGCGACAACGGCGGTGGCGGCGTAA
- a CDS encoding LysR family transcriptional regulator, producing MTLTMRQPLPLLDNDVLRTFVAIAETGSFTTAADAVFRTPSAVSMQIKKLEEQLDTTLFLRDARSVTLTESGETLLPYARRMLALSNEAVGRFRMPEMKGVVRLGAPDDIGERFMPTILKRFAEVYPLIMVDLTVDSSGALRRRLAEQRLDLTLVNSAPGTISIEGEVVHKEQLVWAAAKCGTAHLRDPLPVSIWEDGCCWRADALSRLDRDKRSYRIAYLSAHSMAQRAAVIADLAVAPLPRSYLTADMVALGSKHGLPDLGSFEVRLLRGPETSETIDAVADSIRYAYSEMIGMAA from the coding sequence ATGACTCTGACAATGCGCCAGCCCCTGCCACTGCTCGACAACGATGTGCTGCGGACCTTCGTGGCGATCGCCGAAACCGGCAGCTTCACCACCGCCGCAGATGCCGTCTTCAGGACGCCGTCTGCGGTTTCCATGCAGATCAAGAAGCTCGAGGAACAGCTCGACACGACGCTCTTCCTGCGCGACGCGCGTTCCGTGACGCTGACGGAGAGCGGCGAGACGCTGCTGCCCTATGCCCGGCGGATGCTGGCGCTCTCCAACGAGGCGGTCGGCCGCTTCCGCATGCCCGAGATGAAGGGCGTGGTCCGCCTCGGCGCGCCGGACGACATCGGCGAGCGGTTCATGCCGACGATCCTCAAGCGCTTCGCGGAGGTCTATCCGCTGATCATGGTCGACCTGACCGTCGACAGCAGCGGGGCGCTGCGCCGGCGGCTCGCCGAACAGCGGCTCGACCTGACGCTCGTCAACTCGGCACCCGGCACGATCTCGATCGAGGGCGAGGTGGTGCACAAGGAGCAGCTGGTCTGGGCCGCCGCCAAATGCGGCACGGCGCATCTGCGCGATCCGCTGCCGGTGTCGATCTGGGAGGACGGCTGCTGCTGGCGGGCGGACGCGCTCTCCAGGCTCGACCGCGACAAGCGCTCCTACAGGATCGCCTATCTCTCGGCCCACAGCATGGCGCAGCGCGCCGCCGTGATCGCCGACCTCGCCGTCGCGCCGCTGCCGCGCAGCTATCTGACCGCCGACATGGTGGCGCTCGGCTCCAAGCACGGGCTTCCCGATCTCGGCAGCTTTGAGGTGCGCCTGCTCAGGGGACCGGAAACCTCGGAGACGATCGACGCGGTGGCCGACAGCATCCGCTACGCCTATTCCGAGATGATCGGGATGGCCGCCTGA
- a CDS encoding pyridoxamine 5'-phosphate oxidase family protein: MNDQPRQTAFPVSPKSRIRRLHERGSYDRTVIYPILDAAFLCHVAYVIDGQPFCTPTIHWREGDRLYWHGSSASRMLRQLKTGTPVCLTVSHLDGLVLARSGFNHSANYRSAMCFGTAHIVDERQEKARALKAIVDRFYPGRTAELRPDDAQELKATMVIGMEIEEASAKARAKGVGDDEADYGLPAWAGVIPVQTVIGAPEISPHVPEGVAFPAHLAHFREGRRLDDVLLESQSLYERTAED, from the coding sequence ATGAACGACCAGCCGAGACAAACCGCCTTCCCCGTCAGCCCGAAAAGCCGCATCAGGCGCCTGCATGAGCGCGGCAGCTACGACCGAACGGTGATCTATCCGATCCTCGACGCCGCCTTCCTCTGCCACGTCGCCTACGTGATCGACGGCCAGCCCTTCTGCACGCCGACCATCCACTGGCGCGAGGGCGACCGGCTCTACTGGCACGGCTCGTCGGCAAGCCGCATGCTGCGGCAGTTGAAGACCGGCACCCCCGTCTGCCTCACCGTCAGCCATCTCGACGGCCTCGTGCTCGCCCGCTCCGGCTTCAACCATTCCGCCAACTACCGCTCCGCCATGTGCTTCGGCACGGCGCACATCGTCGACGAAAGGCAAGAGAAGGCGCGCGCCCTGAAGGCGATCGTCGACCGCTTCTATCCCGGACGCACCGCCGAGCTACGGCCCGACGACGCGCAGGAGCTGAAGGCGACCATGGTCATCGGCATGGAGATCGAGGAAGCCTCGGCGAAGGCGCGCGCCAAAGGCGTGGGCGACGACGAGGCCGATTACGGCCTTCCCGCCTGGGCCGGTGTCATCCCGGTCCAGACGGTGATCGGCGCGCCGGAAATCTCGCCGCATGTGCCTGAGGGCGTCGCATTTCCCGCCCACCTCGCGCATTTCCGCGAGGGCCGCAGGCTCGACGACGTCCTTCTGGAAAGCCAGTCGCTCTACGAGCGCACGGCCGAAGACTGA
- a CDS encoding acyl-CoA thioesterase: protein MTDTARPCGELTLRTLAMPGDANAAGDIFGGWVMAQMDLASGIRAAERARGRVVTAAVKEMAFDMPVKIGDTLCVYTDIARVGRTSITLSVEVWAQRYLTHTMEKVTAATFVMVALDAAGKPTPVPAA from the coding sequence ATGACCGACACCGCCAGGCCCTGTGGCGAACTCACGCTCCGTACGCTCGCCATGCCCGGCGACGCCAACGCCGCCGGCGACATCTTCGGCGGCTGGGTCATGGCGCAGATGGACCTCGCCTCCGGCATCCGCGCCGCCGAGCGCGCCCGCGGCCGCGTCGTCACCGCCGCGGTAAAGGAAATGGCCTTCGACATGCCGGTGAAGATCGGCGACACGCTCTGCGTCTATACCGACATTGCAAGGGTCGGCCGCACGTCCATCACGCTGTCGGTCGAAGTCTGGGCACAGCGTTACCTCACCCACACGATGGAAAAAGTCACCGCCGCCACCTTCGTCATGGTGGCGCTCGACGCCGCCGGCAAGCCGACCCCGGTTCCGGCAGCCTGA
- a CDS encoding recombinase family protein, protein MMHEKIGPHHLERKAILYVRQSSAHQVLHNRESSALQYAMRDRLAALGWSQIETVDDDLGRSAAGGVTRAGFDRMVAEVCLGKVGAVAAREVSRFARNSRDWQQLIEMCRVVDTVLVDQEAVYAPRQGNDRLLLGLKGSLNEYELDLLRQRSLSARYEKARRGELVVTVPAGFVKAGDRIEKDPDRRIQEAIALVFDKVAELGSARQALLWFLEQGLDLPVRYTNGDVIWRRPNYATIHRMIANPIYGGAYAYGKSRSVPRYDGRSGIRRKARDEWLALIPDAHEGYVSWERAEEIRKMVSDNVPASRHHGAPKHGDALLAGLFRCKRCGRKLTVRYTGNKHNIPRYSCWRGLLDNGEPRCIAFGGLRVDDAIEEALLGVVEPGAIAAAVEAERNMASQRDQVQDALLRDLEAARYVADRAFRQYDAADPENRLVTSELEARWNRTLARVGEIETRIAKHRTVTPQPFPMSASQVTALAGNLRTVWTAPTTDARLKKRIVRTLINEVVADLDDGTSEIVLVIHWVGGVHTELRLPKRRRGQRNATPDDIVDAVRQLVLLANDDVIAGVLNRNGLTTGNGNRWTRERVTALRSYRKIPVFRPQIDGVEPWLNLGGAAKLLGITPKTLRLAAEAGDI, encoded by the coding sequence ATGATGCATGAGAAGATCGGGCCGCATCATCTGGAGCGGAAGGCCATCCTCTATGTTCGGCAGTCCTCGGCTCACCAGGTTCTGCATAATCGAGAGAGCAGCGCCCTCCAGTACGCCATGCGCGACCGTCTGGCAGCGCTTGGATGGTCACAAATAGAGACGGTGGATGACGATCTTGGTCGTTCGGCCGCCGGCGGCGTGACCCGCGCTGGATTTGATCGGATGGTGGCGGAAGTCTGCCTTGGCAAGGTTGGCGCCGTGGCCGCGCGTGAGGTATCGCGTTTCGCCCGGAACAGCCGCGATTGGCAGCAACTCATCGAGATGTGCCGCGTTGTCGATACCGTCCTGGTCGACCAGGAAGCAGTTTATGCGCCCCGCCAGGGCAACGACCGCCTGCTCTTGGGTTTGAAGGGCAGCCTCAACGAGTATGAACTCGATCTCTTGCGTCAGCGTTCCCTTTCCGCCCGCTATGAGAAGGCTCGCCGCGGTGAACTCGTGGTCACTGTTCCGGCCGGCTTCGTGAAGGCCGGTGACAGGATCGAGAAGGATCCCGACCGACGCATCCAGGAAGCCATCGCGCTCGTCTTCGACAAGGTTGCCGAACTCGGCAGTGCGCGGCAGGCTCTGCTATGGTTCCTCGAGCAGGGGCTGGACCTGCCGGTCAGGTATACCAATGGTGACGTCATCTGGCGCAGGCCAAATTATGCCACCATCCACCGGATGATTGCGAACCCGATCTACGGAGGCGCTTACGCTTATGGTAAGAGTCGCTCCGTGCCCCGATACGATGGCCGGTCTGGAATTCGTCGCAAGGCGCGTGATGAATGGCTGGCGCTGATCCCGGATGCACATGAAGGTTACGTCAGTTGGGAACGGGCGGAGGAGATCCGCAAGATGGTAAGCGACAATGTGCCAGCCAGCCGCCATCACGGGGCGCCGAAGCACGGCGACGCTCTGCTTGCCGGCCTTTTCCGTTGCAAGAGATGCGGTCGAAAGCTGACCGTCCGGTACACCGGAAACAAGCATAACATTCCGCGCTATTCCTGTTGGCGTGGTCTACTCGATAATGGCGAACCACGTTGCATCGCCTTCGGCGGTCTGCGGGTCGATGATGCGATCGAGGAGGCGCTGCTCGGCGTAGTCGAACCAGGAGCCATTGCGGCCGCCGTTGAGGCGGAACGCAATATGGCCAGCCAACGCGATCAGGTTCAGGATGCCCTGCTACGCGACCTCGAGGCAGCACGCTATGTAGCCGACCGGGCATTCCGGCAATATGACGCGGCCGATCCGGAGAACAGACTTGTAACGTCAGAGCTCGAAGCGCGCTGGAATAGGACACTCGCACGCGTCGGCGAGATCGAGACCAGGATTGCCAAACATCGGACAGTTACGCCTCAGCCGTTCCCCATGTCCGCATCACAGGTAACCGCACTTGCGGGAAACCTTCGCACCGTCTGGACGGCGCCGACAACCGATGCAAGGCTGAAGAAGCGCATCGTGCGCACGCTCATCAATGAAGTGGTCGCCGATCTCGATGATGGAACTTCTGAGATCGTCCTCGTCATTCATTGGGTTGGAGGCGTCCACACCGAGCTGCGCCTGCCGAAGCGACGCCGCGGCCAAAGAAACGCGACCCCTGACGACATTGTCGACGCTGTGAGACAGCTCGTCTTACTCGCCAATGATGATGTGATTGCCGGTGTCCTCAATCGCAACGGACTGACAACCGGCAATGGCAATCGCTGGACACGGGAGCGGGTCACCGCGCTGAGGTCATATCGCAAGATTCCGGTCTTCCGTCCGCAGATCGACGGGGTCGAGCCATGGCTTAATCTGGGCGGCGCGGCGAAGTTACTCGGGATAACGCCAAAGACGCTGCGTCTGGCGGCCGAGGCTGGCGATATTTAG
- a CDS encoding DMT family protein encodes MPSLLNPAAIWPIVLLSFSNVFMTFAWYGHLKFRHSAIFAAILVSWGIAFFEYCLAVPANRIGAQVYSAAQLKTMQEVITLLVFSGFSVFWLKESLTWGHAAGFALIALGASLIFRA; translated from the coding sequence ATGCCCAGTCTTCTCAATCCGGCGGCGATCTGGCCGATCGTGCTGCTGTCCTTTTCCAACGTGTTCATGACATTTGCCTGGTACGGGCACCTGAAATTCCGCCACAGCGCGATCTTTGCGGCGATCCTCGTCAGCTGGGGGATCGCCTTCTTCGAATACTGCCTGGCGGTGCCGGCAAACCGCATCGGCGCGCAGGTCTATTCCGCCGCCCAGTTGAAGACCATGCAGGAGGTGATCACGCTGCTGGTCTTCTCCGGCTTCTCGGTCTTCTGGCTGAAGGAATCGCTGACCTGGGGGCATGCCGCCGGCTTCGCGCTGATCGCGCTCGGTGCGTCACTGATCTTCCGGGCGTGA
- a CDS encoding ASKHA domain-containing protein has product MSEGQSKDPLILFMPSGKRGRFPVGTPVLEAARSLGVYVESVCGGRATCGRCQIEVQEGNFAKHKIVSSTDHISPVGPKEKRYAEVRTIPEGRRLSCSAQILGDLVIDVPQDTVVNAQVIRKAATDRTFDRNPAIQLCYVEVDEPDMHKPLGDLDRLNVMLEKDWGWHNILVAQHLLPDVQKILRKGNWGVTAAIHRDLEGSRPNLIALWPGLHNEAYGIACDIGSTTIAMHLVSLLSGRVIASSGASNPQIRFGEDLMSRVSYVMMNPDGREAMTKAVRQAINELTVKVCAEAGVDPNSILDAVFVANPIMHHLFLGIDPTELGQAPFALAVSGAVHTWSREIDLAINHGARVYCLPCIAGHVGADAAGATLSEGPHRQDRMMLLVDVGTNAEIVLGNRQHTVAASSPTGPAFEGAEISCGQRAAPGAIERVRIDAQTLEPRFKVIGVDQWSDEEGFAEAAEKTGITGICGSAIIEVVAEMYLSGVISADGVVDGSLTAKSPRILENGRTFSYLLHDGAQKITVTQNDVRAIQLAKAALYAGIKLLMEKQGVKTVDTIRFAGAFGSFIDPKYAMVLGLIPDCDLSEVKAVGNAAGTGALMALLNRDYRREIEETVRRIEKIETALEPHFQQLFIDAMALPNKVDPFPKLAAAVTLPERKLLADGEGEGGGRRRRRSRE; this is encoded by the coding sequence ATGAGCGAAGGCCAGTCCAAGGATCCCCTTATCCTCTTCATGCCCTCCGGCAAGCGCGGTCGCTTCCCCGTCGGCACGCCGGTGCTGGAGGCCGCCCGTTCCCTCGGCGTCTACGTCGAGAGCGTCTGCGGCGGTCGCGCCACCTGCGGCCGCTGTCAGATCGAGGTGCAGGAAGGCAATTTCGCCAAGCACAAGATCGTCTCCTCGACCGACCACATTTCCCCGGTCGGCCCGAAGGAAAAACGCTATGCCGAGGTTCGGACCATCCCCGAGGGACGCCGCCTCTCCTGTTCGGCCCAGATCCTCGGCGACCTCGTTATCGACGTGCCGCAGGATACGGTCGTCAACGCCCAGGTGATCCGCAAGGCTGCCACCGACCGCACGTTCGACCGCAATCCGGCGATCCAGCTCTGCTATGTCGAGGTCGACGAGCCAGACATGCACAAGCCGCTCGGTGACCTCGACCGCCTGAACGTCATGCTGGAAAAGGACTGGGGCTGGCATAACATCCTCGTCGCCCAGCATCTGCTGCCCGATGTGCAGAAGATCCTGCGCAAGGGCAACTGGGGTGTGACCGCCGCCATCCACCGCGATCTGGAAGGTTCGCGGCCGAACCTGATTGCGCTCTGGCCTGGACTGCACAACGAGGCCTATGGCATCGCCTGCGACATCGGTTCGACGACGATTGCCATGCATCTCGTGTCGCTGCTGTCCGGCCGCGTCATCGCCTCCTCGGGCGCGTCGAACCCGCAGATCCGCTTCGGCGAGGATCTGATGAGCCGCGTCTCCTACGTGATGATGAACCCGGACGGGCGCGAGGCCATGACCAAGGCCGTGCGCCAGGCGATCAACGAACTCACCGTAAAGGTCTGCGCCGAGGCCGGCGTCGATCCGAACAGCATTCTCGACGCCGTCTTCGTCGCCAACCCGATCATGCACCACTTGTTCCTCGGCATCGACCCGACCGAGCTCGGCCAGGCGCCGTTCGCGCTCGCCGTGTCAGGCGCCGTGCACACCTGGTCGCGCGAGATCGATCTCGCCATCAACCACGGCGCCCGCGTCTACTGCCTGCCCTGCATCGCCGGCCATGTCGGCGCCGACGCCGCCGGTGCCACGCTCTCGGAAGGACCGCATCGGCAGGACCGCATGATGCTGCTCGTCGATGTCGGCACCAATGCCGAAATCGTGCTCGGTAACCGCCAACACACCGTCGCCGCCTCCTCGCCCACCGGTCCGGCCTTCGAGGGTGCGGAAATCTCCTGCGGCCAGCGCGCCGCCCCCGGCGCCATAGAGCGTGTGCGCATCGACGCACAGACGCTCGAACCCCGCTTCAAGGTCATCGGCGTCGACCAGTGGTCGGACGAGGAAGGCTTTGCCGAAGCCGCGGAAAAGACCGGCATCACCGGCATCTGCGGCTCGGCGATCATCGAGGTCGTCGCCGAAATGTATCTCTCCGGCGTCATCTCCGCCGACGGCGTCGTCGACGGCTCACTGACAGCGAAAAGCCCGCGTATCCTCGAAAACGGCCGCACCTTTTCCTACCTGCTGCACGACGGCGCCCAGAAGATCACCGTCACGCAGAACGACGTCCGCGCCATCCAGCTCGCCAAGGCGGCGCTCTATGCCGGCATCAAGCTGCTGATGGAAAAGCAGGGCGTCAAGACCGTCGATACCATCCGCTTCGCCGGCGCCTTCGGCTCCTTCATCGATCCGAAATACGCAATGGTCCTCGGCCTCATCCCCGATTGCGACCTCTCCGAGGTCAAGGCGGTCGGCAACGCCGCCGGCACCGGTGCACTCATGGCCCTCCTCAACCGCGACTACCGCCGCGAAATCGAGGAAACGGTCCGGCGCATCGAGAAGATCGAGACGGCGCTCGAACCCCACTTCCAGCAGCTCTTCATCGACGCCATGGCGTTGCCCAACAAGGTCGATCCCTTCCCGAAACTCGCCGCCGCCGTCACGCTCCCCGAACGCAAGCTCCTCGCCGACGGCGAAGGCGAAGGCGGCGGACGCAGGAGACGGCGCAGCCGCGAGTGA
- a CDS encoding endonuclease domain-containing protein, protein MHRDIPKQHRRFARAMRIDATPAEGRLWQVLRSRQLEGHKFKRQVPLDGYILDFVCFEARLIIEVDGHQHAMSERDEKRDAWFRSQDFRILRFWNGDIDKNLDGICLTILSELRNGGA, encoded by the coding sequence ATGCACCGTGACATTCCGAAACAGCACCGCCGATTTGCCCGTGCCATGCGCATTGACGCAACGCCGGCAGAAGGCCGTTTGTGGCAGGTGCTGCGCAGCAGGCAACTGGAGGGTCACAAGTTCAAGCGGCAGGTGCCGCTCGATGGCTACATTCTCGATTTCGTTTGCTTCGAGGCGCGACTGATCATCGAGGTCGACGGTCACCAACACGCGATGAGCGAGCGGGACGAGAAGCGCGATGCCTGGTTCCGCTCCCAGGATTTCCGCATTCTCCGGTTCTGGAACGGTGATATCGACAAGAACCTCGACGGTATCTGTCTGACGATCTTGTCGGAGCTCAGGAACGGCGGTGCGTAA
- a CDS encoding sulfite exporter TauE/SafE family protein: MSTLPDLVFFAVLLVVSGALAGLLAGLLGIGGGAVLVPVFYQVFGYVGIDPAVIMHLAVGTSTAIIVPTSIRSFTAHRKRGLVDMDLLKGWIVAVPLGAVLATVAVSHASSEMLRLIFAVIALLLAARMVFLTNRLHLGDDLPGEPVRFAVGTVLGLISGLMGIGGGVLNNTFMTLYRRPIHQAVATSSGVGVLISIPALIGYVAAGRGETGLPPLSTGFVNWIAFALIIPVAMVVTPIGAQLAHAMSKRQLELGFAAFLTVVSLRFLWSLYG; encoded by the coding sequence ATGTCCACCTTGCCCGATCTCGTCTTCTTCGCCGTGCTGCTGGTGGTCTCCGGCGCGCTTGCCGGACTGCTGGCCGGCCTGCTCGGCATCGGCGGCGGCGCCGTGCTGGTGCCGGTCTTCTACCAGGTCTTCGGCTATGTGGGCATCGATCCGGCCGTCATCATGCACCTGGCGGTCGGGACGTCGACGGCGATCATCGTGCCGACCTCGATCCGCTCCTTCACGGCGCACAGGAAGCGCGGGCTGGTCGACATGGACTTGCTGAAGGGGTGGATCGTGGCGGTGCCGCTCGGCGCGGTGCTGGCGACCGTCGCCGTCTCGCATGCTTCCAGCGAGATGCTGCGGCTGATTTTCGCGGTGATCGCGCTCCTGCTCGCCGCGCGCATGGTCTTCCTGACCAACCGGCTGCATCTCGGCGACGACCTGCCGGGCGAGCCGGTGCGCTTCGCCGTCGGCACGGTTCTCGGCTTGATCTCCGGTCTGATGGGGATCGGCGGCGGCGTGCTCAACAATACCTTCATGACGCTCTACCGGCGGCCGATCCACCAGGCGGTGGCGACGTCTTCCGGCGTCGGGGTGCTGATCTCGATCCCGGCGCTGATCGGCTACGTCGCCGCCGGACGGGGCGAGACGGGGCTGCCGCCGCTGTCGACCGGTTTCGTCAACTGGATCGCGTTCGCCCTCATCATTCCGGTGGCGATGGTGGTGACACCGATCGGGGCGCAGCTGGCGCACGCGATGAGCAAGCGTCAGCTCGAGCTCGGCTTTGCCGCCTTCCTGACCGTGGTTTCGCTGCGCTTCCTGTGGAGCCTCTACGGCTGA
- a CDS encoding PLP-dependent aminotransferase family protein: MENLQTNPPDWSILMPVLPEKGARPQALYTEIRRLIEEGGLPPGAKLPTTRDLAARFSLSRGAAVAAYEMLVADGFAEARVGAGTYVARAVPNTGGRPVRARTRPPEPQGPLPGALGCTTADEATIRTFRTLLNRHLTQPSARHYHYGDPAGGEDLRVEIAAYLRAARGVRCEPDQVIMTSGTQQALDLVIRSLLRPGDAVWVEDPCYPMAKAALADAGLALTAVPVDAEGMDVAAVEALQPQARAAYVTPSHQYPLGVTLTMPRRLKLIDWARRNDAFIIEDDYDSELRFSGRPLTSLQGIDGEGRVIYVGTFSKTLMPGFRIGYMVVPRLLVGRILEVRRLTDRFPSTLFESALAEFLRDGHFSAHIKRARRRVRAARDGLIGVLENAGMAVTTPEQGLHMVVEAPPGRSDAEHVLLAAAHGFGLRALSPMYHGGAGRQGLVSGFSGFPAEVLTAAAARWVGAFREG; the protein is encoded by the coding sequence ATGGAAAATTTGCAAACCAATCCGCCGGACTGGTCGATCCTGATGCCGGTGCTGCCGGAGAAGGGCGCGCGGCCGCAGGCGCTCTACACGGAAATCCGCCGGCTGATCGAGGAGGGCGGCCTGCCGCCTGGCGCCAAGCTGCCGACGACGCGCGACCTCGCCGCGCGGTTCTCGCTTTCGCGGGGCGCGGCAGTGGCGGCCTACGAGATGCTTGTCGCCGACGGTTTCGCCGAGGCGCGTGTGGGGGCCGGAACCTATGTGGCCCGCGCCGTGCCGAATACGGGCGGCCGGCCGGTCCGCGCACGGACACGTCCGCCGGAACCGCAAGGACCGCTTCCCGGCGCACTCGGCTGCACGACGGCGGACGAGGCGACGATCCGCACCTTCCGCACGCTCCTCAACCGGCACCTGACGCAGCCTTCCGCCCGGCACTATCACTACGGCGACCCGGCGGGCGGCGAGGATTTGAGGGTCGAGATCGCCGCCTATCTGCGCGCGGCGCGCGGGGTGCGCTGCGAACCCGACCAGGTGATCATGACCTCCGGAACCCAGCAGGCGCTCGACCTCGTGATCCGCTCGCTCCTGCGGCCGGGCGATGCGGTCTGGGTCGAGGACCCGTGCTATCCGATGGCGAAGGCAGCACTTGCCGACGCCGGTCTCGCCCTGACGGCCGTGCCGGTGGATGCCGAGGGCATGGACGTGGCGGCCGTCGAGGCGCTGCAACCGCAGGCGCGCGCGGCCTATGTGACGCCGTCGCATCAGTATCCGCTCGGCGTGACGCTCACCATGCCGCGGCGGCTCAAGCTGATCGACTGGGCACGGCGCAACGACGCCTTCATCATCGAGGACGACTACGACAGCGAGCTCCGCTTCTCAGGGCGGCCGCTCACCTCGCTGCAGGGCATCGACGGCGAGGGGCGGGTGATCTATGTCGGCACGTTTTCGAAGACGCTGATGCCGGGATTCCGGATCGGCTACATGGTGGTGCCGCGACTGCTGGTCGGGCGTATCCTCGAGGTGCGCCGGCTGACGGACCGGTTTCCCTCGACGCTCTTCGAAAGCGCGCTCGCCGAATTCCTGCGCGACGGGCATTTTTCGGCGCATATCAAGCGGGCCCGGCGGCGGGTGCGGGCGGCGCGCGATGGGCTGATCGGTGTGCTCGAGAATGCCGGCATGGCGGTCACGACGCCGGAACAGGGCCTGCACATGGTGGTGGAGGCGCCGCCCGGCCGCAGCGACGCCGAACACGTGCTCCTCGCTGCCGCGCACGGCTTCGGACTCAGGGCGCTTTCGCCGATGTATCACGGCGGCGCAGGCCGGCAGGGCCTCGTCAGCGGCTTCTCCGGCTTTCCCGCAGAGGTGCTCACCGCCGCGGCCGCGCGGTGGGTTGGGGCGTTCCGAGAGGGATAG